One genomic region from Evansella sp. LMS18 encodes:
- the prmC gene encoding peptide chain release factor N(5)-glutamine methyltransferase → MEKNNPGEKMKVYEALKWASSFLEEHGYEAAIGEILLRHHTGWSRTRLFSENQSELSRGVLELFQADVEKSVGGVPVQHLTGEESFYGRTFQVTSDTLIPRPETEELVEAVLEKLSSLEKMEEDGPVRIVDVGTGSGIIAATLALELEGQAAVTAVDISAGALKVAEANSRRLGAKVRFLEGDLLRPLIEAGEKVRAVVSNPPYIPEGDRHSMKENVVGHEPELALFAGEDGLSVYRKLVKQIPEVLDAPGLIAFEIGHGQGKAVKSLILETFPDAEAEVRLDINGKERIVLALIMS, encoded by the coding sequence ATGGAAAAAAATAATCCAGGTGAAAAAATGAAAGTGTATGAAGCTCTGAAATGGGCTTCTTCTTTTTTAGAGGAACATGGCTATGAAGCCGCTATTGGAGAGATTTTATTGCGCCATCATACCGGCTGGAGCCGTACACGTCTGTTTAGTGAGAACCAAAGTGAGCTTTCCCGGGGAGTTTTGGAGCTTTTTCAAGCGGATGTTGAGAAGTCGGTAGGAGGTGTGCCAGTCCAGCATCTTACAGGGGAAGAAAGCTTTTACGGCCGTACGTTCCAAGTGACATCCGATACGCTGATCCCGAGACCAGAAACAGAAGAGCTTGTGGAAGCGGTTCTTGAAAAGCTATCTTCTTTGGAAAAAATGGAGGAGGATGGCCCTGTCAGGATAGTGGATGTAGGAACTGGCAGCGGGATTATTGCTGCAACCCTCGCACTTGAACTGGAAGGGCAAGCGGCGGTTACTGCTGTGGATATCTCGGCGGGTGCTTTGAAGGTAGCTGAGGCTAATAGCAGGCGGCTTGGGGCAAAAGTTCGCTTTTTAGAAGGAGATCTTTTACGGCCGTTGATAGAAGCTGGTGAAAAAGTAAGAGCTGTCGTTTCCAATCCTCCTTATATTCCGGAGGGGGACCGGCATAGCATGAAGGAAAATGTAGTGGGCCATGAACCTGAGCTTGCTTTATTTGCTGGGGAAGATGGACTTTCCGTTTACCGGAAGCTCGTTAAGCAAATACCGGAAGTACTGGACGCTCCAGGGCTGATTGCTTTTGAAATAGGCCACGGCCAGGGAAAAGCAGTCAAAAGTTTAATTCTGGAGACGTTCCCGGATGCTGAGGCGGAAGTAAGGTTAGATATAAACGGCAAAGAAAGAATCGTTCTGGCTCTTATTATGTCATAG
- the prfA gene encoding peptide chain release factor 1: MFDRLEAVEERYEKLNELLMDPDVISDTNKLREYSKEQASIEETVQTYRQYKEIKGQYDEAKEMLREDLDSEMREMVKMEVDELEDQIPPLEDKLRILLLPKDPNDEKNVIVEIRGAAGGDEAALFAGDLYRMYARYAEAQGWRPEVIESSPTELGGFKEIIFMINGKGAFSKMKYENGAHRVQRVPSTESGGRIHTSTATVAVLPEAEEVEVDINEKDIRVDTFASSGPGGQSVNTTMSAVRLTHLPTGVVVSCQDEKSQIKNKEKAMKVLRARIYDKFQKEAEAEYAQHRKSAVGSGDRSERIRTYNFPQSRVTDHRIGLTLQKLEQILQGKLDEIIDQLVMEEQSRAMEEAGE; the protein is encoded by the coding sequence ATGTTTGATCGGCTTGAAGCTGTAGAAGAACGTTATGAAAAATTAAATGAGCTTTTGATGGATCCTGATGTTATCAGCGATACAAATAAGCTCCGTGAGTATTCGAAAGAACAGGCAAGTATTGAAGAGACGGTCCAGACGTATCGGCAATACAAAGAAATAAAAGGGCAGTATGACGAGGCAAAGGAAATGCTTCGCGAGGATCTGGACAGTGAAATGCGGGAAATGGTGAAGATGGAAGTGGATGAGCTGGAAGATCAGATTCCTCCACTTGAGGATAAGCTACGTATTCTCCTTCTTCCTAAAGACCCGAATGACGAAAAGAACGTTATTGTTGAGATTCGTGGAGCTGCCGGTGGAGATGAGGCGGCATTATTCGCGGGAGATCTATACCGCATGTATGCCCGCTATGCGGAAGCGCAGGGATGGCGTCCGGAAGTAATCGAGTCCAGTCCTACGGAGCTTGGTGGCTTTAAAGAAATCATCTTTATGATCAACGGAAAGGGCGCATTTTCCAAAATGAAGTACGAGAATGGAGCGCACCGTGTACAGCGGGTTCCTTCCACAGAATCTGGCGGCCGTATTCATACGTCCACTGCTACTGTAGCGGTCCTGCCCGAAGCAGAAGAAGTGGAAGTGGATATCAACGAGAAGGATATTCGTGTGGATACATTTGCATCCAGCGGTCCTGGCGGCCAGAGTGTAAACACGACGATGTCCGCAGTCCGGCTGACACACCTTCCGACTGGGGTTGTTGTATCTTGCCAGGATGAAAAATCCCAGATCAAGAACAAGGAAAAAGCGATGAAAGTTCTTCGTGCCCGTATTTACGATAAGTTTCAGAAGGAAGCGGAAGCAGAGTACGCCCAGCACCGTAAATCAGCGGTTGGTTCCGGCGACCGTTCTGAACGTATCCGTACGTACAATTTCCCGCAAAGCCGTGTAACTGACCACCGTATCGGGCTGACACTGCAAAAACTTGAGCAGATTCTTCAGGGCAAGCTGGATGAAATCATCGACCAGCTGGTTATGGAAGAACAGTCCCGTGCGATGGAAGAAGCTGGAGAGTAA
- a CDS encoding CoA-disulfide reductase, with the protein MKVVIIGGDAAGMSGAMQIIRNNKEAEITVLEKGEYYSYAQCGLPYYIGGLIEDTDKLIARSRETFREKYGIDARTLHEAQEINVEKQLVAGKKLDTGDRFEIPYDKLLIATGASPVVPPFKGRELEGVHVLKTIPDAEAIAKDMEEDVLNVTIIGGGYIGLEAAENFVARGKKVRVIDRGERIGRNIYDEEISEKIHEEAEKNNVELIFGESVEELSGSKRVETVRTSNQEFRADMVVIATGVKPNTAFAEKAGINLHPSGAIIVNPYMETNVKNIYAAGDCATQYHRIKEKDDYLPLGTHANKQGRIAGSNIAGITKTFKGVTGTSIIKFFDLSVGKTGLSEREAENLGIPYEPLSFNGRSHAGYYPESEPLIIKLLRHKETDMLLGVQVAGKKGVDKRTDVAATAIYHRMTIADLENLDLSYAPPFNGVWDPLQQAARRY; encoded by the coding sequence ATGAAAGTAGTCATTATCGGCGGGGATGCGGCTGGAATGAGCGGGGCTATGCAGATCATCCGTAATAATAAAGAAGCGGAAATCACGGTTTTGGAAAAGGGAGAATATTATTCCTATGCCCAGTGCGGGCTGCCATATTATATCGGCGGCCTGATTGAAGATACGGACAAGCTCATTGCCAGAAGCCGGGAAACATTTCGGGAAAAATACGGTATCGATGCACGGACCCTTCATGAAGCACAGGAAATAAATGTGGAAAAACAACTGGTTGCCGGGAAAAAACTGGACACAGGTGACCGTTTTGAAATTCCATATGACAAACTGCTGATCGCCACAGGGGCAAGCCCTGTTGTTCCCCCTTTTAAAGGGAGGGAACTGGAGGGAGTCCACGTTCTTAAAACAATTCCCGACGCAGAAGCCATCGCCAAAGATATGGAGGAAGATGTCCTCAATGTCACCATCATAGGCGGCGGGTACATTGGTCTGGAGGCCGCGGAAAACTTCGTTGCCAGAGGAAAAAAGGTGCGAGTAATCGACCGTGGCGAGAGAATCGGCAGAAATATTTATGACGAGGAAATCAGCGAAAAAATCCACGAAGAAGCAGAAAAAAATAACGTTGAGCTTATTTTCGGCGAATCTGTCGAGGAGCTGTCAGGCAGCAAAAGAGTGGAAACCGTCCGCACCAGCAATCAGGAATTCAGAGCAGATATGGTAGTCATCGCCACAGGGGTGAAACCGAACACAGCTTTTGCAGAAAAGGCCGGGATTAACCTCCATCCCTCCGGTGCCATTATCGTTAATCCGTATATGGAAACGAACGTGAAAAATATTTACGCCGCAGGAGATTGCGCCACCCAGTATCACCGGATAAAAGAAAAGGACGACTATCTTCCTTTAGGAACACACGCAAATAAACAAGGCAGGATTGCCGGCAGCAATATTGCCGGAATCACAAAAACGTTCAAAGGTGTTACCGGAACATCCATTATCAAATTCTTTGATTTGTCTGTAGGGAAAACAGGGCTGAGCGAACGGGAAGCGGAAAACCTTGGAATTCCATATGAGCCTCTTAGTTTTAACGGGCGCTCCCATGCCGGTTACTACCCGGAAAGCGAACCGCTGATTATCAAGCTTCTCCGCCATAAGGAAACAGATATGCTCCTGGGCGTTCAGGTTGCCGGAAAAAAAGGCGTGGATAAACGGACAGATGTAGCTGCGACAGCCATTTACCACCGGATGACAATCGCCGACCTGGAAAACCTGGACCTCAGCTACGCCCCGCCGTTCAACGGCGTGTGGGATCCTCTGCAGCAGGCTGCGAGGAGGTATTAA
- the htpG gene encoding molecular chaperone HtpG → MEYKAESKRLLEMMINSIYTHREIFLRELISNASDAIDKIYYKALTDDSLNFDQDSYYIKVSADKDARTLKITDTGIGMTKEELENNLGVIAKSGSLAFKKETEIKDGHDIIGQFGVGFYSSFMVADKVTVVTKALGSDTAYKWESEGADGFTIDTADKAEIGTEITLYIKGNTEDDNFDDYLEEHRLRSIIKKYSDFIRYPIKMDVKVSKPKEDDEKEFEEVTEEQTVNSMVPIWRKNKSELTDEDYENFYQEKHYGFDKPLKHIHIKVDGTLRYNAILYIPENIPFDYYTKEFEKGLELYSNGVLIMNKCSDLLPDYFSFVKGMVDSEDLSLNISREMLQQDRQLKVIAKNIKNKIKGELKKLLKDDREKYEKFFEAFGRQLKYGVYSDFGANKEDLQDLLMFYSSKEKKLVTLDEYVSRMPEDQKYIYYASGESRERIDKLPQTELVAEKGYEILYFTEDIDEFAIRMLMTYKEKEFRSVSSGDLGIEEDESTETKAEETEENKELFGKMKELLNDKVKEVRISKRLRSHPVCLAADGEVTIEMEKILQSMPDNQNIKADKVLEINPNHEVFASLKAAYGNDEEKLKLYTNLLYNQALLIEGLPVEDPVEFTNNVCKIMK, encoded by the coding sequence ATGGAATATAAAGCAGAATCAAAGCGGCTGCTTGAAATGATGATTAATTCTATTTACACCCACAGAGAAATTTTTTTAAGGGAGTTAATCTCTAACGCAAGTGACGCAATTGACAAGATTTATTATAAAGCATTAACAGATGACTCACTGAATTTTGACCAGGACAGCTACTACATAAAGGTTTCCGCCGATAAAGATGCACGCACGCTTAAGATTACCGACACAGGGATCGGGATGACGAAGGAGGAACTGGAAAATAACCTTGGCGTTATCGCCAAAAGCGGGTCCCTTGCTTTCAAAAAGGAAACAGAAATTAAGGACGGGCACGATATTATCGGCCAGTTTGGGGTAGGTTTCTATTCCTCGTTCATGGTCGCTGACAAAGTTACAGTAGTGACAAAAGCGCTGGGCAGCGATACAGCGTATAAATGGGAATCAGAAGGGGCGGACGGCTTCACGATTGATACTGCGGATAAAGCCGAGATCGGTACAGAAATCACGCTTTATATTAAGGGAAACACGGAAGATGACAACTTTGATGACTATCTGGAAGAGCACAGGCTCAGAAGCATCATCAAAAAGTATTCCGATTTCATCCGCTATCCGATCAAGATGGATGTGAAAGTGAGCAAACCGAAAGAAGATGATGAGAAGGAATTTGAAGAAGTTACAGAGGAACAGACTGTCAACAGCATGGTTCCTATCTGGAGAAAAAATAAAAGCGAGTTAACAGACGAGGATTACGAGAATTTTTACCAGGAGAAACACTATGGTTTTGACAAGCCGTTAAAGCATATCCACATTAAAGTTGACGGAACGTTAAGGTATAATGCGATTCTGTATATTCCGGAAAACATCCCGTTTGATTATTACACGAAAGAGTTTGAAAAAGGGCTTGAACTCTATTCCAACGGCGTGCTGATAATGAATAAATGCTCCGATCTCCTGCCAGACTACTTCAGTTTTGTCAAAGGAATGGTGGACTCAGAAGATCTGTCGCTGAATATCTCCCGCGAAATGCTGCAGCAGGACCGGCAGCTCAAGGTCATCGCCAAAAATATTAAAAATAAGATTAAGGGCGAGCTGAAAAAGCTGCTTAAAGATGACCGGGAAAAATACGAGAAGTTTTTCGAGGCATTCGGCCGTCAGCTGAAATACGGTGTGTACAGCGACTTTGGGGCAAACAAAGAGGATCTTCAGGATCTGTTAATGTTCTACTCTTCTAAAGAGAAGAAGCTGGTGACACTCGATGAATATGTCTCCAGGATGCCGGAGGACCAGAAATATATTTACTATGCTTCCGGGGAGTCGAGGGAGCGCATCGATAAGCTGCCTCAGACAGAGCTCGTTGCGGAAAAAGGGTATGAAATCCTTTATTTCACAGAGGATATCGACGAGTTTGCTATCCGCATGCTCATGACCTACAAGGAGAAAGAATTCCGCTCTGTTTCCAGCGGGGACCTTGGAATCGAGGAGGACGAAAGCACGGAAACAAAGGCGGAGGAGACTGAGGAAAATAAAGAGCTGTTCGGAAAAATGAAGGAACTTCTGAATGATAAAGTGAAAGAAGTCCGGATTTCAAAACGGCTTAGATCACACCCGGTTTGTCTTGCGGCTGATGGAGAAGTGACGATCGAAATGGAAAAAATACTTCAGTCCATGCCTGACAACCAGAATATTAAGGCGGATAAAGTGCTTGAAATCAATCCGAACCATGAAGTGTTCGCATCTCTAAAGGCCGCCTATGGAAACGATGAAGAAAAACTGAAGCTCTACACAAATCTTCTCTACAACCAGGCGCTCCTCATTGAAGGGCTGCCAGTGGAAGATCCAGTTGAATTTACAAATAATGTGTGCAAAATAATGAAGTAA
- a CDS encoding DoxX family membrane protein, whose translation MFMDFIRNNKIAAGILTFVRLYLGWSWMTAGWGKITGEEGFNAAGYLNGVVANEMVMEQYPTYHAFIESFALPNAGIFSFMVAWGEFAVGLGLLLGILTTAAAFFGIMMNFAFMFAGTISSNPFMILLTIFILAAGYNSGRIGGDRWVIPYIRTVLFRGKLKGAGLQGQAV comes from the coding sequence ATGTTTATGGATTTTATCAGAAATAACAAAATTGCTGCTGGTATTCTGACTTTCGTACGGTTATATCTTGGATGGAGCTGGATGACTGCAGGCTGGGGGAAAATTACAGGGGAAGAGGGATTTAACGCTGCAGGTTATTTAAACGGAGTTGTCGCTAACGAGATGGTAATGGAGCAGTATCCGACATATCATGCTTTCATTGAGAGCTTCGCGCTTCCGAACGCTGGAATATTCAGTTTCATGGTTGCCTGGGGAGAGTTCGCCGTAGGACTGGGCCTTCTCCTTGGAATTCTGACTACAGCTGCTGCTTTCTTCGGAATCATGATGAACTTCGCGTTCATGTTCGCAGGCACGATTTCTTCTAACCCATTTATGATACTGCTTACCATCTTCATCCTGGCTGCAGGCTATAACTCTGGCAGAATCGGCGGAGACCGCTGGGTAATCCCTTATATCCGCACAGTCCTCTTCAGAGGGAAACTGAAAGGTGCAGGGCTCCAGGGCCAGGCGGTATAA
- a CDS encoding thymidine kinase: protein MNLTRREGWLEVVCGSMFSGKSEELIRRVRRASFGRQKVQVFKPEMDNRYSEKEVVSHNGTKVYAMPVKGAAEILEVLEKDTQVVAIDEAQFFEADIVDAVQQMADEGIRVIVAGLDQDFRGEPFGYMPVLMSLAETVTKLQAICLSCGSPASRTQRLIDGRPASYNDPIILVGASESYEPRCRHCHEVPEKPSFTHVKKTIETTL, encoded by the coding sequence ATGAATTTAACGAGGAGAGAAGGCTGGCTTGAAGTGGTTTGCGGAAGTATGTTTTCAGGAAAATCCGAGGAGCTGATCCGCCGTGTCCGAAGAGCCAGTTTCGGCCGCCAGAAAGTACAGGTCTTTAAGCCTGAAATGGATAACCGGTACAGTGAAAAAGAAGTTGTATCCCATAACGGCACAAAAGTTTATGCTATGCCTGTGAAAGGAGCAGCGGAAATTCTCGAGGTGCTTGAAAAGGATACACAGGTAGTAGCAATAGATGAAGCTCAGTTCTTTGAAGCGGACATTGTGGATGCGGTCCAGCAGATGGCTGATGAGGGCATCCGTGTCATCGTTGCAGGACTTGACCAGGATTTCAGAGGAGAGCCTTTCGGGTATATGCCTGTACTGATGTCCCTCGCTGAGACAGTCACGAAGCTTCAGGCAATCTGCCTGTCATGCGGTTCACCTGCAAGCAGAACGCAGCGCCTGATCGATGGACGTCCGGCTTCTTACAACGACCCGATTATTCTTGTAGGGGCTTCTGAATCATACGAGCCTCGCTGCAGGCACTGCCATGAAGTGCCGGAAAAGCCTTCTTTCACTCATGTAAAAAAAACGATTGAAACGACCCTTTAA
- a CDS encoding type B 50S ribosomal protein L31 produces MKPETHPEYRKVVFKDTSTGFTFLSGSTKYSSETIEWEDGNTYPLINVEVSSDSHPFYTGRQKFADAGGRVDRFKRKYNMK; encoded by the coding sequence ATGAAACCAGAAACTCATCCTGAATATCGTAAGGTTGTATTTAAGGATACAAGTACAGGTTTTACTTTCTTAAGCGGTTCAACTAAATACTCCAGTGAAACAATCGAGTGGGAAGATGGAAACACTTATCCATTAATCAACGTCGAGGTAAGCTCCGACTCTCACCCATTCTATACTGGACGTCAGAAGTTCGCCGATGCTGGCGGACGTGTAGACCGTTTCAAGCGAAAGTACAACATGAAGTAA
- the rho gene encoding transcription termination factor Rho — protein MGVMLNDLEKMKLKELYQLAKEVKVSYYSQLTKKELIFAILKKQAEQEELMFMEGVLDIVPNEGFGFLRSTTYKPSSQDIYISASQIRRFELRNGDRVSGKVRKPKENERYYGLLQVAAVNGEDPESARQRPHFPQLTPLYPEKKMTLEHQPNKVASRVIDMISPVGYGQRGLIVAPPKAGKTLLLKEVANSIAENHPESELIVLLIDERPEEVTDMERSVKGEVVSSTFDELPENHIKTAELVLERAMRLVEAKKDVVILMDSITRLARAYNLVIPPSGRTLSGGIDPASFHRPKRFFGAARNIEEGGSLTIIATALVETGSRMDDVIYEEFKGTGNMELHLDRRLSEKRIFPAIDIRRSGTRREELLLPKEQIENLWAMRKTMNDQPEFLERFLKKVKETKTNEEFFKAFEQEKSGRNQVRS, from the coding sequence ATGGGCGTAATGCTTAATGATTTAGAAAAAATGAAGCTGAAGGAATTATATCAGCTTGCAAAGGAAGTTAAGGTTTCTTACTACAGCCAGTTAACTAAAAAGGAACTCATTTTTGCCATACTTAAGAAACAGGCTGAACAGGAAGAGTTAATGTTCATGGAAGGTGTCCTCGACATTGTCCCTAACGAAGGCTTCGGTTTTCTCCGCTCAACAACATACAAACCAAGCTCCCAGGATATATATATTTCCGCTTCTCAGATCCGCCGTTTCGAACTAAGAAACGGAGACCGCGTTTCCGGTAAAGTGCGAAAACCAAAAGAGAATGAACGGTATTACGGACTGCTGCAGGTGGCAGCCGTTAACGGGGAAGATCCTGAGTCCGCGAGACAGCGTCCGCATTTTCCGCAGCTGACTCCTTTATACCCTGAAAAGAAAATGACACTGGAACATCAGCCGAATAAGGTTGCTTCCCGTGTTATTGATATGATTTCCCCTGTCGGTTATGGGCAGCGGGGACTGATTGTTGCTCCACCAAAGGCTGGTAAGACGCTTCTTCTTAAAGAAGTAGCTAACAGTATAGCCGAGAACCATCCGGAAAGTGAACTCATCGTCCTGCTGATTGATGAGCGCCCGGAAGAAGTAACAGATATGGAGCGTTCCGTAAAAGGGGAGGTCGTCAGTTCCACCTTTGACGAACTGCCGGAAAACCATATTAAAACCGCTGAGCTTGTCCTGGAAAGGGCCATGCGTCTTGTGGAAGCGAAAAAAGACGTTGTTATTTTAATGGATAGTATTACTCGTCTTGCCCGCGCCTATAACCTTGTGATTCCTCCGAGCGGAAGAACGCTTTCCGGTGGTATCGACCCTGCAAGCTTCCACCGCCCGAAACGTTTCTTCGGTGCGGCCCGTAACATTGAAGAGGGAGGAAGCCTGACGATTATCGCCACGGCTCTTGTGGAAACTGGTTCCAGAATGGACGATGTTATCTACGAAGAGTTTAAAGGGACAGGTAACATGGAACTGCATCTTGACCGCCGTCTTTCCGAGAAACGAATCTTCCCGGCAATCGACATCCGCCGTTCCGGTACACGCCGTGAAGAGCTTCTGCTTCCGAAGGAGCAAATCGAAAACCTGTGGGCTATGAGAAAAACTATGAACGATCAGCCTGAATTTCTGGAGCGCTTCCTGAAGAAAGTGAAGGAAACAAAGACTAACGAAGAATTCTTCAAAGCTTTTGAACAGGAAAAATCAGGCAGGAACCAGGTAAGAAGCTGA
- the glpX gene encoding class II fructose-bisphosphatase gives MERSLSMELVRVTEAAALASARWMGRGNKEAADKAATEAMRDVFDTVPMKGTVVIGEGEMDEAPMLYIGEKLGNGYGPRVDVAVDPLEGTNIVANGDWNALAVLAVADNGNLLHAPDMYMDKIAVGPESVGKVSLDAPVIDNLKAVAEAKNKDISDIVVAILKRERHQKLIDDIRDAGARIKLMQDGDVAAAINTAFEDTGVDILLGSGGAPEGVIAAVGLKCLGGELQGRLLPENEEQVKRCEKMGIGDINRVLKMEDLVSGDDAIFAATGVTDGELLKGVRYKGSAGSTQSLVMRAKSGTVRFIDGKHVLTKKPDLVIR, from the coding sequence ATGGAAAGAAGTTTGTCCATGGAGTTAGTGAGAGTCACCGAAGCAGCCGCCCTGGCTTCTGCCCGGTGGATGGGAAGAGGAAATAAAGAAGCTGCAGACAAGGCAGCGACAGAAGCAATGAGAGACGTATTCGATACTGTGCCTATGAAAGGTACAGTCGTAATTGGCGAAGGTGAAATGGATGAGGCTCCAATGCTTTATATTGGCGAGAAACTGGGCAACGGGTACGGCCCGCGGGTTGACGTGGCGGTAGATCCTCTTGAAGGAACAAATATTGTTGCTAATGGGGACTGGAATGCCCTTGCTGTCCTGGCTGTAGCCGACAATGGAAACCTGCTTCACGCTCCGGATATGTATATGGATAAAATTGCTGTAGGCCCGGAATCAGTAGGCAAGGTCAGCCTTGACGCTCCTGTGATCGATAATCTTAAAGCGGTGGCAGAGGCAAAAAACAAAGACATTTCAGATATAGTAGTAGCCATCTTGAAGAGAGAGCGGCATCAGAAGCTTATTGACGATATCCGCGATGCCGGTGCAAGAATAAAGCTCATGCAGGATGGAGATGTAGCAGCAGCTATCAATACAGCCTTTGAGGATACTGGAGTGGATATTCTTCTCGGTTCCGGCGGTGCTCCTGAAGGTGTCATTGCTGCAGTAGGTTTAAAATGCCTCGGAGGGGAACTGCAAGGCAGGCTGCTCCCGGAGAACGAGGAACAAGTGAAACGATGCGAGAAAATGGGTATTGGAGATATAAACCGTGTCCTTAAAATGGAAGACCTCGTGAGTGGAGATGACGCGATTTTCGCGGCAACAGGTGTAACGGACGGCGAACTTCTGAAAGGTGTGCGCTACAAAGGCTCTGCAGGATCCACCCAGTCCTTAGTAATGCGGGCTAAATCAGGGACTGTCCGTTTTATCGACGGAAAACATGTTTTAACAAAAAAACCGGATTTGGTAATCCGCTGA
- a CDS encoding UDP-N-acetylglucosamine 1-carboxyvinyltransferase, translated as MEKLLIEGGHPLEGTVQISGAKNSAVALIPAAILADSPVTIDNLPDISDVATLAELLEEIGGRTELDNDTLVIHPEEMFAMPLPNGRVKKLRASYYMMGAMLGKFKKAVIGLPGGCNLGPRPIDQHIKGFEALGAKVTNEQGAIYLQADELIGARIYLDVVSVGATINIMLAAVRAKGRTIIENAAKEPEIIDVATLLSSMGAKIKGAGTNVIRIEGTEHLHGCRHSIIPDRIEAGTFMILGAAMGQSVLIDNVIPDHLESLTAKLREMGIMVEEADDQIFLRTSENLRPVDVKTLVYPGFPTDLQQPFTSLLTQAHGSSMVTDTIYNARFKHIDELRRMGANIKVEGRSALINGGEKLQGAKVRASDLRAGASLVVAGLMAKGVTEITGVEHIDRGYSSLESKLKGLGAKIWREKLDEKELAELKNS; from the coding sequence ATGGAAAAACTATTGATAGAAGGCGGCCATCCTCTGGAAGGGACCGTTCAAATCAGTGGAGCAAAAAACAGTGCAGTAGCACTGATTCCCGCTGCAATTCTGGCGGATTCACCTGTGACAATAGACAATCTCCCGGACATTTCTGACGTTGCGACTCTCGCCGAACTACTGGAAGAAATCGGCGGACGGACAGAGCTTGATAACGATACACTTGTAATCCACCCTGAGGAAATGTTTGCCATGCCACTTCCGAACGGCAGGGTGAAAAAATTGAGAGCTTCATACTACATGATGGGTGCGATGCTCGGTAAGTTTAAAAAAGCAGTTATCGGGCTTCCGGGAGGATGTAACCTTGGTCCCCGCCCGATTGATCAGCATATAAAAGGTTTTGAAGCACTGGGAGCGAAAGTTACAAATGAGCAGGGGGCGATTTATCTCCAGGCTGATGAGCTCATCGGTGCAAGGATTTATCTGGACGTAGTGAGTGTAGGCGCCACGATCAATATCATGCTTGCAGCTGTCAGGGCAAAAGGAAGAACGATTATTGAGAATGCAGCGAAAGAACCGGAAATAATCGATGTTGCAACGCTCTTATCCAGCATGGGAGCTAAAATAAAAGGTGCCGGAACAAATGTTATCAGAATCGAAGGCACGGAGCATCTCCACGGATGCAGGCATTCGATCATTCCGGACAGAATCGAGGCAGGCACTTTTATGATTCTCGGTGCAGCCATGGGGCAATCAGTATTGATTGATAATGTTATCCCTGATCATCTGGAGTCCCTCACGGCAAAATTAAGAGAAATGGGTATTATGGTGGAAGAGGCGGATGACCAGATTTTTCTGAGAACAAGTGAAAATCTGCGGCCGGTAGATGTTAAGACACTTGTATACCCAGGTTTCCCAACGGACCTGCAGCAGCCCTTTACAAGTCTGCTGACCCAGGCTCATGGTTCATCAATGGTCACTGACACAATCTACAATGCCCGCTTTAAACATATTGACGAACTGAGAAGAATGGGCGCAAATATTAAAGTAGAAGGCCGGTCAGCACTAATTAACGGGGGCGAAAAGCTTCAGGGTGCCAAAGTGCGCGCGAGTGACCTCCGGGCGGGCGCTTCCCTTGTGGTTGCCGGGCTGATGGCCAAAGGTGTAACAGAGATTACTGGTGTAGAGCACATTGACCGTGGCTATTCCAGCCTTGAAAGTAAGCTGAAAGGGCTGGGGGCCAAAATTTGGCGGGAAAAGCTTGACGAAAAAGAGCTTGCTGAACTGAAGAATTCCTGA